Proteins found in one Nostoc sp. NIES-3756 genomic segment:
- the mrdA gene encoding penicillin-binding protein 2 — MALLPSFLPNHKKDTRTVGRGSQSVFLVIFTLLALAGIEARLAYLQIVDGHDFHQRAEANRVRMIPKHPERGNIFDRNGKLLVSTRYPRSVYLWPMAHTKPSWSVVGPRLAKILDIPQEEMEKKLQEAGPNSSSLIRIARDLNEAQVTALKEYQSELPGVEINTEAVRYYPQGKGLAHVLGYTRELNAEQLQKRKNEGYRLGDVIGQMGVEKAYESMLRGEWGGQQVEVDGAGRPIRVLGEKQAKAGKDLHLTIDLDLQIAAYKALGNRRGAIVALDPNNGAVLAMVSYPAFDPNIFSKQKLSQKDWESVQGKDHPLVNRALSAFPPASTFKVVTTTAGLESGKFAPDSILQTYGSLNIGGVTFGEWNHAGFGPLGFPRAIAMSSDTFFYQVGRKVGGPTLIEWTRKYGFGQKTGLEFVNEESKGLVPDEIWKQKAWKMPWTIGDTINMSIGQGALQVTPLQSAIMFSVPANGGYRVKPHLLKDNEQAKSWRESLNMKSTTISVLRDGLRKVVSEGTGKRLDVPSIPPASGKSGTAEAGVGRPNHTWFGAYAPSNKPEIVVVAFGENSGDHGGTVCGPMVLQVLEAYFQHYHPGQYAKPQQQQSEHKTSGD; from the coding sequence ATGGCTTTATTACCCTCATTTCTACCGAATCATAAAAAAGATACACGTACAGTAGGACGTGGTTCTCAGTCTGTATTTTTGGTTATATTTACCTTACTCGCCCTTGCCGGAATTGAGGCTCGTTTGGCATACTTACAAATTGTTGATGGGCATGACTTTCACCAACGTGCCGAAGCTAACCGGGTTCGGATGATTCCCAAACATCCAGAAAGAGGTAATATTTTTGACCGTAATGGTAAGTTACTTGTCAGTACACGTTATCCTCGGTCTGTGTATTTGTGGCCGATGGCGCATACTAAGCCCTCGTGGTCGGTTGTCGGCCCGCGTCTGGCGAAGATTTTGGACATTCCTCAAGAAGAGATGGAAAAGAAACTACAAGAGGCTGGCCCCAATTCTTCTTCACTCATCCGTATTGCCCGTGACTTAAATGAAGCACAAGTGACGGCTTTAAAAGAATATCAAAGCGAATTACCAGGGGTAGAGATTAACACTGAGGCAGTACGTTATTACCCACAAGGTAAGGGATTAGCCCATGTACTGGGTTATACGCGAGAGTTAAATGCTGAACAGTTGCAAAAAAGGAAAAATGAAGGCTATCGCCTGGGTGATGTCATAGGTCAAATGGGAGTGGAAAAAGCCTACGAATCAATGCTGCGGGGCGAATGGGGTGGTCAACAGGTAGAAGTGGATGGTGCAGGTCGTCCAATTCGGGTTTTAGGAGAAAAACAAGCAAAAGCAGGTAAAGACCTACATTTAACTATAGATTTGGATTTGCAAATAGCTGCCTACAAAGCTTTAGGAAATCGTCGGGGTGCAATTGTCGCCCTTGATCCTAACAATGGTGCAGTCTTAGCAATGGTGTCTTACCCCGCCTTTGACCCCAATATTTTCTCTAAACAAAAACTCTCACAAAAAGATTGGGAAAGCGTCCAAGGTAAAGACCATCCTCTAGTTAATCGTGCTTTGAGCGCCTTTCCTCCCGCCAGTACGTTTAAAGTTGTCACCACAACCGCCGGGCTAGAATCAGGCAAATTTGCTCCTGACTCCATCCTGCAAACCTACGGTTCCCTTAACATTGGTGGTGTGACTTTTGGCGAGTGGAATCATGCAGGATTTGGCCCTTTGGGTTTTCCTCGTGCGATCGCCATGAGTAGTGATACATTCTTCTATCAAGTTGGGAGAAAAGTCGGCGGCCCTACCTTAATCGAATGGACTCGCAAATATGGTTTTGGTCAGAAAACAGGACTGGAGTTTGTCAACGAAGAATCCAAAGGTTTAGTCCCCGATGAAATTTGGAAGCAAAAAGCTTGGAAAATGCCTTGGACTATAGGCGACACTATCAATATGTCAATTGGTCAAGGCGCTTTACAAGTGACTCCTCTACAATCAGCCATTATGTTTTCTGTTCCTGCTAATGGTGGCTATCGAGTTAAACCCCATTTACTCAAGGACAACGAACAAGCCAAAAGCTGGCGAGAATCTCTGAATATGAAATCAACCACCATTTCTGTTCTCCGCGACGGACTGCGCAAAGTAGTGAGTGAGGGTACAGGTAAACGTCTAGATGTACCATCAATTCCTCCTGCATCAGGTAAAAGCGGTACGGCGGAAGCTGGTGTTGGTCGCCCCAACCATACTTGGTTCGGCGCTTATGCACCCAGTAATAAACCAGAAATTGTAGTAGTCGCTTTTGGTGAAAACTCTGGGGATCATGGTGGTACAGTTTGCGGGCCGATGGTTTTACAAGTTTTAGAAGCTTATTTTCAGCACTACCACCCAGGTCAATATGCTAAACCCCAACAGCAGCAATCAGAACATAAAACTAGTGGCGATTAG
- the mrdA gene encoding penicillin-binding protein 2 → MALLQPSSLLGKKDTRTVGNGFQPIFLIVFTLLMTAGICARLVYLQIIEGSKFKQKAESNRVRVIPKQPERGNIFDRNGKLLASTRYPRSIYLWPMAHTKPAWSVVGPRLAEILDIPQEDIEEKLEEAGANSSSLIRIARNLDEAQITAIKEYENELKDVEIHTEAVRYYPHGRELAHVLGYTRELTAEQLKAKKAERYRLGDVIGQMGVEKAYEKLLRGEWGGQQVEVDGAGRPLRVLGEKQAKAGNDIHLTIDLDMQKAAEKALGDRNGTIIAIDPKNGAVLAMVSHPTFDPNIFSKQKLTQKDWESVQGEEHPLVNRALSAFPPASTFKIVTKTAGLESGKFAPNTILPTYGSLTIGGTTFGEWNHAGFGPLGFVGAMQWSSDTFFYQIGRGVGGPTLIEWTRKYGFGQRTGFEFVSEESRGLVPDEKWKQKAWKMPWTIGDTINMSIGQGALLTTPLQVAVMFAVPANGGYRVQPHLLKDNEEAKNWREPVQLKPTTIKLLREGLRKVVSDGTGKVLNQPTIPPVAGKSGTAEAWKRKVKQNHAWFGAYAPADKPEILIVAFAEHSGGGGGSVAAPMILKVMEDYFQRKYPGKYQKPAKQ, encoded by the coding sequence ATGGCTTTATTGCAACCATCTTCGCTACTAGGCAAAAAGGATACTCGGACTGTAGGCAACGGCTTTCAGCCCATATTTTTAATTGTATTTACCCTGTTGATGACGGCTGGAATTTGCGCACGGTTAGTATACTTACAAATCATCGAAGGCTCTAAATTCAAGCAAAAAGCCGAGTCGAATCGGGTGCGAGTGATTCCTAAACAACCAGAAAGAGGTAATATTTTTGACCGTAATGGTAAACTTTTGGCTAGCACCCGTTATCCTCGTTCTATTTACCTTTGGCCAATGGCTCATACCAAACCTGCATGGTCGGTTGTTGGGCCGCGTCTGGCGGAAATTTTGGACATTCCCCAAGAAGATATTGAGGAAAAATTAGAAGAAGCTGGTGCTAACTCTTCTTCACTCATTCGTATTGCCCGTAATCTGGATGAAGCCCAAATTACAGCCATCAAGGAATACGAAAATGAATTGAAAGATGTAGAAATCCATACGGAAGCTGTCCGCTATTATCCCCACGGTAGGGAGTTAGCGCATGTGTTGGGTTACACAAGAGAATTGACGGCAGAACAGTTAAAAGCGAAGAAAGCAGAGCGTTATCGTCTGGGTGATGTGATTGGTCAAATGGGTGTAGAAAAAGCCTATGAAAAGCTATTACGTGGTGAATGGGGTGGTCAACAAGTAGAAGTAGATGGGGCTGGTAGACCATTACGTGTTTTGGGTGAAAAGCAAGCCAAAGCTGGTAATGATATACACTTAACTATAGATTTGGATATGCAGAAGGCGGCGGAGAAAGCTTTAGGCGATCGCAATGGTACTATCATTGCCATTGACCCTAAAAATGGTGCTGTCTTGGCGATGGTGTCCCACCCCACCTTCGACCCCAATATTTTCTCTAAGCAAAAACTCACCCAGAAAGACTGGGAATCTGTACAAGGTGAGGAACATCCCCTAGTAAATCGCGCCTTAAGTGCGTTCCCCCCCGCCAGTACCTTTAAAATTGTTACTAAAACGGCTGGGTTAGAATCTGGTAAATTTGCACCAAACACAATATTGCCAACCTACGGTTCCTTAACTATTGGCGGCACTACATTCGGTGAATGGAATCACGCAGGCTTTGGCCCATTGGGTTTTGTTGGGGCGATGCAATGGAGTAGTGATACATTCTTCTATCAAATTGGTAGGGGAGTTGGCGGCCCCACCTTAATCGAATGGACGCGCAAATACGGTTTTGGACAAAGAACAGGTTTTGAATTTGTCTCTGAGGAATCTAGAGGTTTAGTACCTGATGAGAAATGGAAACAGAAAGCCTGGAAAATGCCCTGGACTATAGGCGACACTATTAATATGTCGATTGGTCAAGGTGCTTTATTAACTACCCCCTTGCAAGTTGCTGTCATGTTCGCCGTACCCGCCAATGGTGGCTACCGTGTCCAACCACATTTACTCAAAGATAACGAGGAAGCTAAAAACTGGCGAGAACCTGTACAACTAAAGCCAACAACTATCAAACTTTTACGCGAAGGACTACGTAAGGTAGTATCTGACGGTACAGGCAAAGTCTTAAATCAACCCACAATTCCTCCAGTCGCAGGCAAAAGCGGTACAGCCGAAGCCTGGAAGCGCAAAGTCAAACAAAATCATGCTTGGTTCGGTGCTTATGCGCCTGCGGATAAACCAGAAATTCTCATTGTTGCCTTTGCCGAACATTCTGGCGGCGGCGGTGGTAGCGTTGCCGCACCAATGATCCTAAAAGTAATGGAAGACTACTTCCAACGCAAATATCCTGGTAAGTATCAAAAGCCAGCCAAGCAATAA